One window from the genome of Spiractinospora alimapuensis encodes:
- a CDS encoding VOC family protein, with amino-acid sequence MFSVVRNVAIDCADAYALGRFWSAVTGRPLHPEDRPGDPEIDVMLTEGPVLHFNQVPEEKTVKNRVHLCLTPNTSREREVERLLGLGATLVADHRHPDGSGWAILADPEGNEFCVLRSESDRAEAHT; translated from the coding sequence ATGTTCTCCGTGGTGCGTAACGTGGCCATCGACTGTGCGGACGCCTACGCGCTGGGCCGGTTCTGGAGCGCGGTGACCGGCCGCCCGTTGCATCCGGAGGACAGGCCGGGTGATCCGGAGATCGACGTGATGCTGACCGAGGGGCCGGTCCTGCACTTCAACCAGGTACCTGAGGAAAAGACGGTCAAGAACCGGGTCCACCTGTGCCTGACGCCCAACACCTCACGGGAGCGGGAGGTGGAGCGCCTGCTCGGCCTGGGCGCGACCCTCGTCGCCGACCACCGCCACCCCGACGGTTCCGGCTGGGCGATCCTCGCCGATCCGGAGGGTAACGAGTTCTGCGTCCTGCGCAGCGAGTCCGACCGCGCGGAGGCGCACACCTGA
- a CDS encoding AraC family transcriptional regulator, with the protein MDAFADLLRGINADASLIGQEILDPPFSVEFADGAPLTLAFPLRGGGWISTDDSDARWLAPGDTAVVRGPRPYRFTDDLHTSALAAPRTLYCANTPTTRVLGPRTCGDTLDGPTALVVAEFEIRGHIGARLLDALPPLLTIPCDDDGDHILDFIAGEVVADKPGQQIVLERLLDWLLVCTLRAWFDTAEANAPAWYTAIADPIAGPALRAMHDAPEYAWTVASLASEAGVSRATFAKRFTELLNEPPLTYLTRWRMTLAADLLAEPGASVSSVAHRVGYADPFGFSAAYKRVRGRAPSADRPGVATQLASA; encoded by the coding sequence ATGGACGCCTTCGCCGACCTGCTTCGCGGGATCAACGCCGACGCGTCGCTCATCGGGCAGGAGATCCTCGACCCGCCCTTCTCCGTGGAGTTCGCAGACGGGGCTCCGCTCACGCTCGCTTTCCCGTTGCGTGGCGGTGGCTGGATCTCGACCGACGACAGCGACGCGCGTTGGCTCGCCCCGGGGGACACCGCCGTCGTGCGGGGCCCCCGCCCCTACCGGTTCACCGATGACCTCCACACCTCCGCCCTCGCCGCGCCCCGGACGCTGTACTGCGCCAACACCCCCACGACCCGGGTTCTCGGCCCTCGTACCTGTGGCGACACCCTCGACGGGCCCACCGCGCTGGTGGTGGCGGAGTTCGAGATCCGTGGTCACATCGGTGCTCGACTGTTGGACGCCCTGCCCCCGCTGTTGACGATCCCCTGCGACGACGACGGCGACCACATCCTCGACTTCATCGCCGGTGAGGTGGTGGCGGACAAACCCGGGCAGCAGATCGTGCTGGAACGCCTCCTGGACTGGCTGCTCGTGTGCACCCTGCGCGCGTGGTTCGACACCGCGGAGGCCAACGCCCCCGCGTGGTACACCGCGATCGCCGACCCGATCGCGGGGCCGGCGCTGCGCGCGATGCACGACGCCCCGGAGTACGCCTGGACGGTGGCCTCGCTCGCCTCGGAGGCGGGGGTCTCCCGCGCCACCTTCGCCAAACGGTTCACCGAACTGCTCAACGAGCCGCCGTTGACATACCTCACGCGGTGGCGGATGACCCTCGCCGCCGACCTGCTCGCCGAGCCCGGGGCGTCGGTGTCCTCAGTGGCGCACCGTGTGGGGTACGCCGACCCGTTCGGCTTCAGCGCCGCCTACAAGCGGGTCCGTGGTCGTGCCCCGAGCGCCGACCGCCCCGGGGTAGCGACGCAGCTCGCGTCCGCCTAA
- a CDS encoding NmrA family NAD(P)-binding protein, giving the protein MNTTTPDQPSTAASGESPVLLVGGTGKIGRRLAARLRVMGLPVRVASRSGNPRFDWHDDSTWDSVVRGAHRMYLATPEEEVPVAAFVTRAVAAGVRRVVALSGRGLEEWGEDFGAGMRGVETAVRESGAEWSIMRPTNFNQNFDEYSFRPAIMAGELALPMAGVPERFIDAEDIAAVAAVLLTEDGHQGRAYEMSGPEALTFGEAVEIIARASGRAVTYRDVEPDEYLRALLDDGVDQEEAASLGAMFSIMRRGVLNTPATGVREVLGREPIDFTSYALRAAAAGAWAT; this is encoded by the coding sequence ATGAACACGACGACACCAGACCAACCGTCCACCGCCGCGTCCGGCGAGTCCCCCGTTCTGCTGGTTGGCGGCACCGGCAAGATCGGCCGCCGGCTCGCGGCGCGGCTGCGCGTGATGGGGCTCCCCGTGCGGGTCGCCTCCCGGTCCGGGAACCCCCGTTTCGACTGGCACGACGATTCCACCTGGGATTCCGTAGTTCGCGGCGCGCACAGGATGTACCTCGCGACCCCGGAGGAAGAGGTCCCCGTCGCCGCCTTCGTCACCCGTGCGGTGGCCGCTGGAGTGCGACGCGTCGTCGCACTCTCCGGTCGCGGGCTCGAGGAGTGGGGGGAGGACTTCGGGGCCGGGATGCGCGGGGTGGAGACGGCCGTCCGCGAGTCCGGGGCTGAGTGGTCGATCATGCGGCCCACCAACTTCAACCAGAACTTCGACGAATACAGCTTCCGACCGGCGATCATGGCCGGCGAGCTGGCATTGCCCATGGCCGGTGTCCCCGAACGTTTCATCGACGCCGAGGACATCGCGGCGGTGGCGGCGGTTCTCCTCACCGAGGACGGACACCAGGGACGGGCCTACGAGATGTCCGGTCCCGAGGCGCTGACGTTCGGCGAGGCCGTGGAGATCATCGCCCGGGCGAGTGGCCGAGCGGTGACCTATCGGGACGTCGAACCGGACGAATACCTGCGGGCCCTGCTCGACGACGGGGTCGACCAGGAGGAGGCGGCCTCGCTCGGTGCGATGTTCTCGATCATGCGGCGCGGAGTCCTGAACACACCCGCGACCGGAGTCCGTGAGGTTCTCGGCCGGGAGCCGATCGACTTCACGTCCTACGCCCTGCGCGCGGCGGCGGCGGGAGCGTGGGCGACGTAG
- a CDS encoding iron chaperone, translating into MSHDYETIDEYIATFPPDVQTVLSALRETIHSALPEAQEKISYDIPTFTLGGRNVVHFAGWKHHVSVYPIPDTAQELVRELVPYRASKGTVKFPLGDPVPFDLVGRMARALAARQATQG; encoded by the coding sequence ATGTCGCACGACTACGAGACCATCGACGAATACATCGCCACTTTCCCGCCGGACGTCCAGACGGTACTGAGTGCCCTGCGGGAGACGATCCACAGCGCCTTGCCAGAGGCGCAGGAGAAGATCAGCTACGACATCCCGACGTTCACCCTGGGCGGCAGGAACGTCGTGCACTTCGCCGGCTGGAAGCATCACGTGAGCGTGTACCCGATTCCCGACACCGCCCAGGAACTGGTCCGAGAGCTGGTGCCGTACCGAGCGTCGAAGGGCACGGTGAAGTTCCCGTTGGGGGACCCGGTGCCCTTCGACCTCGTCGGACGGATGGCCCGGGCACTCGCCGCACGGCAGGCGACGCAGGGTTGA